The Stieleria maiorica genome includes the window AATTCCCAACGGTCGCAATTGGATTGACACGCATAGTCAATGGCGGTCAGGAGTGGACGAAAAGCAGTACGAACACGATGTGGCACGCTGTCAACGTGCAGCGAGAGATGATTCATCGCCATGCCCCGGTCTCGATCAATTCGGAGTTGATGCTTCCTTACCTTGTCGGATTCACAAACCCCCCAGCAGTGTTTCTTTCCACTCTAAGGTCGCGGCATTCCGATTTCAACAGGAGAACCCTTCGAATTCACGATTCGCTCGCTCGGATTAACGCAGGTGACTGAACGGTTGTATCGTCGCACCGCGGCGTCGGGGCCGTCCTCCCAATTTCATCACGCAGCGACCGCCCGGAAGGGCCGTCGTACGGGGGTGCGCTGATACGGCCCGACGCGATGTTTGTTGCCGAGCAACTTGGCCGCTTTGCGAACGACCATTGAACGACCTTCGATCAAACCACCGTCATTGTTGATCGGTGAGCACGTTTTGAAGCAATTGGTACGCGGTCTGCTTCTGTGGCGAGGCCGACGTGAAGGCATCGAGTTGATGCTGTCAGCGTCCGGGGCTGACGCCTTAACGGTCTGTGAACGACCGGTTCGGGTCAGGGACAAACCGTCCCCTGCCCGACGAATTTCCCCACAATGAATCGAAGGAGATGTTGATGCGTATTAAAAGTATTCTCTGCGTCGCGGCCATGGCCGGAACCTCACTGGCTATTCCCGCAAGCCATTCGACCGCACAAGGAATCGGTCAGGCGATCACAAACCAATTGGGCTCGGGACAATTAGGTTCGGGGCAAATCGATGCCGGCGCCGGTCTCAACGCGGGTGCCAATGCGACGCTGCAGAATCGCGTCGGAGACACCGTCGGTGATGCGGTCCGTTCCGGAATCGACGCCGCCACCGATCAGGTCCGCCGAGGTGACTCCATTCGCGGGGCGATCGGAGAAGGCACGCGGCAAGCGATCCGTCAAGGCGTGGACCAAGCCACCGGACAGGTGTTGCCCAACGTGAACACGCGGATGCGGCAGCGGGCACGACTGGGGATCGGTTTGCAAAACACCGACCAAGGCATCCGAATCACCAACGTCACCCAAGGCAGTGCCGCCGCACAAGCCGGGCTGCAAGCCGGTGACGTTGTGGTCAGTGCGAACGGCCAAGCGATCACGTCGACCGACCAACTGGCTCGAATCGTCCGCAACGCCGATTCGAACGCGCAGTTGAACATGAACGTGATGCGTAACGGTCAGCAACAAGCGGTGACCGCAACCTTGGCCGCGCGTCAGAATCAAAATGATCGCTACACGGCACGCAAGCCTGCCATCGACGGTTCGGCAAATGCGTCAGCGCAATACGAAGCTCGCATCAAGTCGTTGGAAGACGAAGTGCAGCAACTGAGAGCGACGATTGACGAACTGCGTGGCAATTACAACCGCGATCAAGGCGGATCGGCTGACTCGCAGAACCGAGCGACGCAGAACAATGCGGATGTGAATTTGGAAGGTTCAGCCGAGTTGGATGCTTCGGCCGATCAAACCTCGGCTGAGACGTCGGGATCGGTCGATGCAGACGCGGCGCTTGATTCCGGTCTGGACGTTGATGCCAGTGGATCCGCGTCGACGGACGCTTCGCTGGACAACCCGCTAGACAACTAATTCGGAAACTGACCGGACCGCGGTCCGAGACCGCAGTCTTAGTGAATGACCTGATGTGCGTCGAATTGCGATGCACGTCCGATGCCCCGTCGATGAACGTGCCGCCTGGCGAGAGGCGGTACGAGGATCGGCGGGGATTTTTTTGCGCCGTCTTCGGCTACCGCGAGACGCCTGAGAAGTCCCACAGCGTTTCGCGTCCGCCGGCGCCTCGAAAACGAATCGATTGAATTTCCAGTTCCGCCGCATCGGCGGGCAGATACAACCGGATCACGCTGCTTCGATCTTTCAGTGGCAATTCAACGCTGACGTCTTGCCATTGAGCGGCGGGCGCGAGCTGGTAGCTGACGACTTGGCCCGATTCGGGGAACGTCGTCTGTCCCGCGGTCTTCCATTGCACTTTGCCTTGCCCTCCGGCCGACGCGCGGGCGCGCAGCGTCAGGGTGATCGGACCAGTGGACTTCACTTGGGCTGTGCCCAAGAACGGCGTCCGTCCTTCGATGACGACTCGAATCGCACCCTCGGATTTGACCAGTTGGCACATTCGCGGCACCAACCCGGAGGTGACGTCGCTGGACCCGGGCGTCGCGGTGGCGTCTGCTTTGTAGTCCGGGTTCGGTTTCGGATACAACGCTCCGGTGTCCCGCACGAATTGGTCGATCAAC containing:
- a CDS encoding PDZ domain-containing protein, with amino-acid sequence MRIKSILCVAAMAGTSLAIPASHSTAQGIGQAITNQLGSGQLGSGQIDAGAGLNAGANATLQNRVGDTVGDAVRSGIDAATDQVRRGDSIRGAIGEGTRQAIRQGVDQATGQVLPNVNTRMRQRARLGIGLQNTDQGIRITNVTQGSAAAQAGLQAGDVVVSANGQAITSTDQLARIVRNADSNAQLNMNVMRNGQQQAVTATLAARQNQNDRYTARKPAIDGSANASAQYEARIKSLEDEVQQLRATIDELRGNYNRDQGGSADSQNRATQNNADVNLEGSAELDASADQTSAETSGSVDADAALDSGLDVDASGSASTDASLDNPLDN